Proteins from a genomic interval of Zingiber officinale cultivar Zhangliang chromosome 1B, Zo_v1.1, whole genome shotgun sequence:
- the LOC121985263 gene encoding receptor kinase-like protein Xa21 has translation MDSPVSVTPLSLLQRILLAYIAASTYQFYLVSPSSASNSMSAAGDATTLLAFKSLLLDTHYTLSSWNVNNTLNVCNWHGIGCQSEGRRRVVTAVRLESLGLTGMISTAIADLTFLRVLHLPNNQLNGSIPRELGDLPRLRYLNLSSNALEGTIPDTLSQCSRLHTISIHSNKLQGSLPSSMARCSRLRVIDFYNNLLTGEIPDEYQTLPELLWLFLSNNNLTGAIPAFGSNSSSSLVTRILLSNNSLTGQIPQSFGNLTSLTLLYLSRNHLVGHIPPSLGNCMNLTSVSVGDNNLKGNLPDSLGQLTRLRYLDFSANYLSGVIPLSLYNLSSLTILDLAVNRLVGAIPPNIFQALPELQYLYLSCNNLQGSIPRSFSYASQLQYLDLSDNSFSGVIPSNLGQLNNLVVLGLAINHFEAKEAKDWDFFSSLANCTNLNQLLLSHNYLAGNFPASVGNLSSRLDWLAMDRLQISGAIPPEIGKLQGLQFLDLSENFITSSIPSTIAGIPNLTQLYLFRNRLSGHIPESLGNLTWLEVLQLGDNDLHGNIPSSFSARNQLNELNVSFNRLNGTIPNELAKISSLTKVLDLSHNYFTGPIPRDVNQLNLLVLLDISENKLSGELPVTLGGCETLNSLYMQGNSFQGAIPRQLRNLSSLHRLDISRNKFSGQIPEFFAELESLQYLNISFNDFEGPVPIKGVFANTSEIFMNGNSRLCGGAPALQLPSCLVHSSKDGKFFNTPRIVVLTILSSSLCFILLATIIILRKKVSSQRLPRLSSSRDKFRMVSYLELQKATDGFSSVNLIGTGNFSSVYKGNLDGYQNLIAVKVLNLAERGALKSYMAECEALKSIRHRNLVKILTCCSSIDHRGNDFKALVLEFVPNWSLEDWLHPKHPSKYLCLEQRLKIAIDIASALEYLHHHHGQTPIVHCDVKPSNILLDYDMHSKLGDFGLTKFIHGASSATTTGDPSYSIAVKGSIGYIPPEYGMGGKVSTHGDVYSYGILLLEMVTGKRPTDNMFYDGRSLRSSVEEFFQNVDEIVDPVILLTMGDDRQKDKIEVCLASMVEIGLSCSREAPDARMDMKTVTTKLAAIESAYLGCDNTSQ, from the exons ATGGACTCTCCTGTGAGCGTAACTCCACTCTCTCTTCTTCAAAGAATCCTGCTAGCCTACATAGCCGCGTCAACCTACCAATTCTACCTTGTTTCACCCTCATCCGCGTCCAACTCAATGTCCGCCGCCGGCGATGCCACGACTCTACTAGCCTTCAAGTCTCTGTTACTTGATACCCACTACACCTTATCGTCATGGAACGTTAATAACACCTTGAATGTGTGCAATTGGCACGGCATCGGTTGTCAGTCTGAAGGCCGACGGAGAGTCGTTACAGCCGTGAGACTAGAGTCCCTTGGCCTAACCGGCATGATATCTACGGCCATCGCCGACCTCACTTTCCTCAGGGTCCTTCACTTGCCGAACAATCAACTCAATGGAAGCATTCCGCGTGAGCTCGGCGACTTGCCTCGCCTGCGATATCTCAACCTCAGCTCCAACGCTCTCGAGGGTACAATTCCCGACACTCTATCGCAATGCTCCAGACTCCACACCATCAGCATTCACAGCAACAAGCTCCAAGGGAGCCTCCCGTCGAGCATGGCCCGATGCTCGAGGCTCCGCGTCATCGACTTCTACAACAACCTCCTCACCGGAGAAATCCCAGACGAATACCAAACGCTTCCGGAACTCTTGTGGCTCTTCCTCAGCAACAACAATCTCACCGGCGCCATTCCTGCATTTGGGAGCAACAGCTCATCCTCTCTTGTCACTCGTATCTTGCTGTCCAATAACAGTCTCACAGGGCAAATTCCACAATCTTTTGGTAACCTCACCTCTCTCACTCTTCTCTACCTCTCTAGGAACCATTTGGTAGGACACATACCTCCTTCCCTCGGAAACTGCATGAATCTTACTAGTGTTTCCGTGGGAGACAATAATTTGAAGGGGAACCTACCAGATAGCCTAGGCCAGCTCACAAGATTAAGATATCTTGATTTTTCCGCCAACTATTTATCAGGTGTCATCCCTTTGTCTCTGTATAATCTATCATCCCTAACTATTCTGGACCTGGCCGTGAACCGCCTTGTGGGAGCTATTCCTCCTAATATTTTTCAGGCCCTTCCCGAGCTTCAATACCTCTATCTGTCTTGTAATAATCTGCAAGGGTCCATTCCCCGGTCATTCTCTTATGCCTCTCAGCTCCAATACCTCGATCTTTCTGACAACAGTTTCTCAGGAGTTATTCCTTCAAATCTAGGCCAGCTTAACAATCTTGTCGTGCTAGGCCTGGCGATTAATCACTTTGAGGCGAAGGAGGCCAAGGATTGGGATTTCTTCAGTTCTTTGGCCAACTGCACAAATCTCAATCAGTTGTTACTGTCCCATAATTATCTTGCTGGGAATTTTCCTGCTTCCGTCGGAAACCTCTCTTCGCGGCTCGACTGGTTGGCCATGGATAGGCTCCAAATATCAGGAGCCATTCCACCGGAGATTGGAAAGCTCCAAGGCCTGCAGTTTCTTGATCTCAGCGAAAACTTTATAACCAGTTCCATTCCTAGCACAATTGCAGGGATTCCCAACTTGACTCAATTATATTTGTTCAGAAACAGGCTTTCCGGACACATTCCTGAATCCCTAGGGAACCTCACTTGGCTAGAAGTCCTCCAACTGGGGGACAATGATCTTCACGGGAACATTCCGTCAAGCTTTTCAGCTCGCAATCAACTGAACGAACTAAACGTTTCCTTTAATCGGCTAAATGGCACCATTCCTAATGAATTGGCCAAAATTTCTTCTCTAACGAAGGTTCTTGATTTGTCTCACAATTATTTTACCGGACCAATTCCAAGAGATGTAAACCAGTTGAATCTTCTTGTCCTACTTGATATTTCTGAGAACAAGCTTTCTGGCGAACTTCCTGTTACACTTGGTGGCTGTGAGACCTTGAATAGCCTTTACATGCAAGGAAACTCCTTCCAAGGCGCCATACCTAGGCAATTGAGAAACTTGAGCTCCCTCCACAGGCTTGATATTTCACGCAACAAATTTTCAGGCCAAATTCCAGAGTTCTTTGCAGAGTTGGAAAGTCTCCAATATCTCAATATCTCTTTCAACGATTTTGAAGGTCCTGTCCCAATAAAAGGCGTATTTGCAAACACGAGCGAAATTTTCATGAATGGCAATTCTAGACTTTGTGGAGGTGCTCCAGCGTTACAACTTCCATCATGCCTCGTGCATTCTTCTAAAGATGGAAAATTTTTCAATACTCCACGAATCGTTGTGCTCACAATTCTCAGTTCTTCTCTCTGTTTCATTCTCCTCGCCACCATCATTATCTTGAGAAAGAAGGTTTCGAGCCAGAGATTACCGAGGCTTTCTTCCTCAAGGGATAAATTTAGAATGGTTTCCTATTTAGAGCTACAAAAAGCAACCGATGGATTTTCTTCTGTCAACCTCATTGGCACCGGCAATTTCAGTTCAGTGTACAAAGGAAATCTCGATGGCTATCAGAACCTCATCGCTGTTAAGGTACTGAACCTTGCAGAGAGAGGGGCTCTAAAGAGTTACATGGCAGAATGCGAGGCTCTTAAAAGTATAAGACACCGAAATCTAGTTAAGATCCTCACTTGCTGCTCTAGCATCGACCACAGAGGCAATGATTTCAAAGCTCTGGTGTTAGAATTCGTTCCTAACTGGAGTCTTGAAGATTGGCTGCATCCAAAACATCCCTCAAAGTATTTATGCCTCGAGCAAAGATTGAAAATAGCCATTGATATTGCCTCTGCACTAGAGTATCTCCACCATCATCATGGCCAGACTCCAATTGTCCACTGTGATGTGAAGCCAAGCAACATTCTACTTGACTACGACATGCACTCTAAATTGGGTGACTTTGGCTTGACAAAGTTCATCCATGGAGCGTCCTCAGCGACGACGACGGGAGACCCGAGCTACTCCATCGCAGTAAAAGGATCCATCGGATACATACCTCCAG AGTATGGCATGGGAGGAAAGGTCTCCACACATGGAGACGTGTACAGTTATGGCATACTTCTGCTGGAAATGGTGACTGGGAAGAGGCCTACGGATAACATGTTCTATGATGGTCGATCGCTTCGAAGTTCTGTGGAGGAGTTCTTTCAAAATGTAGATGAAATTGTTGATCCTGTAATATTGTTGACTATGGGAGATGACAGGCAGAAGGACAAAATTGAAGTGTGTCTAGCCTCTATGGTTGAGATTGGCCTATCATGCTCAAGGGAAGCACCTGATGCTAGGATGGACATGAAGACAGTCACTACCAAGCTGGCCGCAATCGAAAGTGCATACTTGGGCTGCGATAACACAAGCCAATAA